A window of Chryseobacterium viscerum contains these coding sequences:
- a CDS encoding phosphatidylinositol-specific phospholipase C1-like protein has translation MKKAVLLGYCLSSFNLFWAQSQPLSDLKINEIQVIGSHNSYKKAILPEVYSYLSQKDILNALPRIQYEHIPIPQQLDLGLRNLEIDIYADSKGGKYAHPKILDLVKTTEPFDPEGKMKKPGYKMIHITDIDYQTWYYTLEGCLKDLKKWSDKHPDHDPVFIMLEPKDGKANQFGTEPEHYTAKLFDDLDNELKKYLGKDKIITPDDIRGSYKTLNDAALNKNWPKVKDVKGKFLFVMDNNGENRDLYAKDHPSLKGRMIFTNSTPGTPESAVLFMNEPKKDDAMIKDLVKKGYIIRTRADADTMEARSEDYSRFEKAKESGAQIITTDYYYPSKLFKSNYKVSFDNNTYERKNPLAGK, from the coding sequence ATGAAAAAGGCTGTTTTACTGGGCTACTGTTTATCTTCATTTAACCTATTCTGGGCACAATCTCAACCTCTCAGTGATTTAAAGATTAATGAAATTCAGGTTATTGGCTCTCATAATTCCTATAAAAAAGCTATTCTTCCTGAAGTATACAGTTATTTATCCCAGAAAGACATTCTCAATGCTTTACCCAGGATTCAGTACGAGCATATTCCTATCCCCCAGCAACTGGATCTCGGACTTAGAAATCTGGAAATTGATATCTATGCAGACAGCAAAGGAGGAAAATATGCCCATCCGAAAATTCTGGATCTGGTAAAGACCACCGAACCGTTTGATCCTGAAGGCAAAATGAAAAAGCCGGGTTACAAGATGATTCATATTACGGATATTGATTATCAGACATGGTATTATACATTGGAAGGATGTCTTAAAGATTTGAAAAAATGGTCAGACAAGCATCCTGATCACGATCCGGTTTTTATAATGCTTGAACCTAAAGATGGAAAGGCCAATCAATTTGGAACAGAGCCGGAACACTATACTGCAAAACTTTTTGACGATCTGGATAATGAACTGAAAAAGTACCTGGGAAAAGATAAAATTATCACTCCGGATGATATCAGAGGCTCTTATAAAACACTGAACGATGCTGCTTTAAATAAAAACTGGCCTAAAGTAAAAGACGTAAAGGGAAAATTCCTTTTTGTAATGGATAATAACGGAGAAAACAGAGACCTGTATGCAAAGGATCATCCTTCATTGAAAGGCAGAATGATTTTTACCAATTCTACTCCGGGAACCCCAGAGTCTGCTGTCTTGTTCATGAATGAACCAAAGAAAGATGATGCTATGATTAAAGATCTGGTAAAAAAAGGATATATCATCCGTACCAGAGCAGATGCGGATACGATGGAAGCAAGAAGTGAGGATTATTCAAGATTTGAAAAGGCAAAAGAAAGTGGAGCACAGATTATTACAACGGATTATTATTATCCCAGCAAATTATTCAAATCCAACTATAAGGTAAGTTTTGACAACAACACCTATGAAAGAAAGAATCCTTTGGCAGGAAAGTAG
- a CDS encoding ATP-binding protein encodes MGIIQCEAGDYYGAQETALSAIKFLDKKKDSVEIVSNYNNLGVSCQKLKDYKRAAEFYNQAALYAQNPIEQFTLLNNKAVSFVYLRDYDKAINIYNRILSSSNIDKNSVIFSKVYDNLAFAKFQQNSKYNAEYELNKALHIRESIKDTDGLNASFSHLTEFFENRDPTKALFYAKKMFQTASVNNSPDDKLEALQKIIQLEKPENIKTTFKQYQNLKDSLETARNKSKSQFALERYDSEKLKRENVEKDNNILKLLFGVAALIVAIIFIVIGYRRRQLKLKQEKEIEVKNTQLRISKKVHDVVANGIYQVMTKIENQEDFDRDKALDELEFVYEKSRDISYDKIGEEKEFSKVISELIASFNSETVKTFTAGNSPAIWEAISATVKDEVHQMIRELMVNMKKHSHASHVAVKFEKINNLVEIQYKDNGIGISGDLIYKNGLRNTASRIETINGTITFDTKIEKGLKVNLSFPVS; translated from the coding sequence ATGGGAATTATCCAGTGTGAAGCTGGAGATTACTATGGAGCGCAAGAAACAGCTCTATCAGCGATTAAATTCCTAGATAAAAAAAAGGATTCGGTAGAAATTGTTTCCAATTACAATAACCTTGGTGTTTCTTGCCAAAAATTAAAAGATTATAAAAGAGCTGCAGAATTTTACAACCAGGCTGCACTATATGCTCAAAATCCTATTGAACAATTCACTCTTCTTAATAATAAGGCCGTTTCATTTGTATATTTGAGAGATTACGATAAGGCAATTAATATTTACAACAGAATTTTATCCTCTTCTAATATCGATAAAAACTCTGTCATTTTCTCTAAAGTTTATGATAACCTTGCCTTTGCAAAATTTCAACAAAATTCTAAATATAATGCCGAATATGAACTGAACAAAGCCTTACATATACGAGAAAGCATAAAAGATACCGATGGACTAAATGCCAGTTTTTCTCACTTAACTGAATTTTTTGAGAATCGCGATCCCACAAAAGCTCTTTTTTATGCAAAAAAAATGTTCCAGACCGCTTCAGTTAACAATAGTCCTGATGATAAATTAGAAGCCCTCCAAAAAATAATACAATTAGAAAAACCTGAAAATATAAAAACAACTTTCAAGCAATATCAAAATCTGAAGGATAGCTTAGAAACAGCCAGAAATAAGTCTAAAAGTCAATTTGCTTTAGAAAGATATGACTCTGAAAAACTCAAAAGAGAGAATGTAGAAAAGGATAATAATATTCTAAAACTTCTGTTTGGAGTAGCTGCATTAATTGTTGCAATAATATTTATCGTAATTGGTTACAGAAGAAGACAATTAAAATTAAAACAAGAAAAAGAGATCGAGGTAAAAAACACCCAGCTTAGAATATCGAAAAAAGTCCATGACGTAGTTGCCAACGGCATTTATCAGGTGATGACAAAGATTGAAAACCAGGAAGATTTTGACCGGGATAAAGCGCTTGACGAACTGGAATTTGTGTATGAAAAATCAAGAGATATTTCCTATGATAAAATTGGCGAAGAAAAAGAGTTCAGTAAAGTAATTTCAGAACTTATTGCTTCCTTCAATAGTGAAACTGTAAAAACATTTACTGCAGGAAACAGTCCTGCAATTTGGGAAGCTATTTCTGCTACAGTTAAAGACGAAGTTCACCAAATGATTCGTGAGCTGATGGTGAATATGAAAAAACACAGCCATGCCAGCCATGTGGCCGTGAAGTTTGAAAAAATAAACAATCTCGTTGAAATTCAATACAAAGACAATGGAATAGGAATTTCCGGAGACCTTATTTATAAAAATGGTCTGCGTAATACGGCATCCCGCATAGAAACGATTAACGGAACTATTACTTTTGACACAAAAATTGAAAAAGGGCTGAAGGTAAATCTTTCATTCCCTGTTTCCTAA
- a CDS encoding response regulator yields the protein MFKKVLIAEDHESINISVQKTLEDLKIPNIDYVYYCDDAIGKIQKALREEHPYDLLITDLYYEEDHHEQNLKDGKDLIRKAKEIQPNLKIIVFSAEHKTGIIENLFSDYQINGYVRKARNDSKDLKKSITSVYIGEEYLSFDLKQDMKKLNSYEFSTFDITLVSLLSKGVLQKNIPIHLEERNIKPASLSSVEKRLNSLKEDLQINSNEQLVAFCKDIGII from the coding sequence ATGTTCAAAAAAGTTTTAATCGCCGAAGACCATGAAAGCATCAATATTTCCGTTCAGAAAACCCTTGAGGATCTTAAAATCCCCAACATTGATTATGTTTATTATTGCGATGATGCCATAGGTAAAATCCAGAAAGCTTTACGGGAAGAACATCCCTATGACTTATTGATTACAGATCTTTATTATGAGGAAGATCACCATGAACAGAATCTTAAAGACGGAAAAGACCTCATCAGAAAAGCAAAAGAGATACAGCCCAATTTGAAAATCATAGTATTTTCGGCAGAACATAAAACGGGAATTATAGAAAATCTTTTTTCAGATTATCAAATTAACGGTTATGTTCGTAAAGCCAGAAACGATTCAAAAGACTTGAAAAAATCAATTACCTCAGTGTACATTGGTGAAGAATATTTATCTTTTGATCTCAAGCAGGATATGAAAAAGCTCAACAGCTATGAGTTTTCTACGTTTGATATCACACTTGTTTCTCTGCTTTCCAAAGGAGTTTTACAAAAAAATATTCCTATACATCTCGAAGAGAGAAACATTAAACCCGCCAGTCTCAGCAGTGTGGAAAAAAGATTAAACAGCCTGAAAGAAGATCTGCAAATAAACAGCAATGAGCAGCTGGTAGCCTTCTGCAAGGATATCGGAATTATATAA
- a CDS encoding SusC/RagA family TonB-linked outer membrane protein, which translates to MYHKINFFKFKKLIPVALIFLVAHQADAKGFTSNYPVFSQVNETISGNVTDQNGSAIEGAKVTVVETGETISTDASGNFSVSASIGQTLSVSYDGYGTQLVKISSTSISVKLESQKESTSIEEVTLVGYGSQKKSDLTGAVSQLKAENFKEGMNISVDNLMQGKIAGVRIVQSSGEPGAGVNVSIRGIGSIRSGSTPLFVVDGIPLNNDPVSAQSPNVGLGNTTAKNPLNFLNTSDIESITVLKDASAAAIYGARGSNGVVLVTTKRGKKGEPMFTYDTYLGFSSVIKKLDLMTADEYRAAGIDKSYDHGGNTDWQDEIYRNAVSSNHSVSFSKATETGNYFASLSHMDQDGIVLNSSFKRTTARLNAEESFFDNKRLKVKLNLTASDIRETGIPNGGNAGSDGQLIIHALMANPTRSVYDQNGNYTNFNMNAHYNPLYLLSVYEDKTNTFRVLGNTEATLRILPGLNYKFNLGVDRSLSERNTTMFPNITDRSPKGIYSQANLDSYNILLEHYLTYDLSLNRHNFSVLGGFSYQKFKATATYLGVRNFVNQGAGIAPEINPGYSGDVFIPQPGTSQENELQSYFGRVNYNFDKKYFLTASLRADGSTRFGDNNKYGYFPSVAAGWTISNENFLKDVSFINELKLRGSWGETGNQEVLNKITKASYLLSQSAGYYLYDNLNLINGVQVVRTPNPNLKWEVVAQTNIGLDFSLFRNKLYGSLEYYNKTTKNPILFIPSTPLSPTDFVWLNADGKIVNKGFEFSLGSEIIKNENFTWNLDINGATVNNVVKDLPVSGINSGEVSGPGLSGVTANIYRNGYEAGSFYMYNYLGIDANGKYIYEDLNGDGKIDPNDRKIFEGAIPNFTFGINSYMKYKKFDFAFSFIGQTGGYLVNNTALDLNINNLASDRNVLKKYYDSGASFTNQPQLSSLYLEKSDFIRLSNVRLGYTFDMNQLKFLKSINLYVSAQNLFTITSYSGYDPLVDTNKQVQGNQSLGIDYTTYPSAKTFILGATIKF; encoded by the coding sequence ATGTACCACAAAATTAATTTTTTTAAGTTTAAAAAGCTAATCCCGGTTGCATTAATTTTTTTGGTGGCCCACCAAGCTGATGCTAAAGGATTTACTTCAAACTATCCTGTGTTTTCGCAGGTAAACGAAACCATTTCCGGAAACGTAACGGATCAGAACGGTTCTGCAATAGAAGGCGCCAAAGTCACTGTTGTAGAAACGGGTGAAACTATTTCTACCGATGCATCAGGAAATTTCTCAGTTTCAGCCAGCATAGGGCAGACCTTATCTGTTTCTTATGACGGATATGGAACGCAGCTTGTAAAAATCTCCAGTACTTCGATTTCTGTAAAATTAGAATCCCAAAAAGAATCAACGTCTATTGAAGAGGTAACTCTGGTAGGATATGGTTCTCAGAAAAAATCTGATTTAACGGGAGCGGTAAGCCAGCTGAAAGCGGAGAATTTTAAAGAAGGGATGAATATTTCCGTGGATAACCTGATGCAGGGAAAAATAGCTGGTGTCCGTATCGTTCAGTCGAGTGGAGAACCTGGAGCCGGAGTGAATGTATCCATCAGAGGTATTGGTTCCATCCGAAGCGGAAGCACACCTTTATTCGTTGTAGATGGTATTCCTTTGAATAATGATCCGGTGAGTGCACAAAGCCCGAATGTGGGGTTGGGAAATACAACAGCAAAGAATCCACTCAACTTTTTGAATACAAGTGACATCGAATCCATCACGGTTTTAAAAGATGCTTCTGCTGCCGCAATTTATGGAGCAAGAGGGTCAAACGGGGTAGTTTTGGTAACCACAAAAAGAGGAAAGAAAGGAGAGCCGATGTTTACGTATGATACGTATTTAGGTTTTTCTTCAGTGATTAAGAAATTAGATTTAATGACTGCGGATGAGTACAGAGCTGCAGGAATTGATAAATCTTATGACCATGGCGGAAATACAGATTGGCAGGACGAGATTTACAGGAATGCAGTTTCATCCAATCATTCTGTTTCATTCTCAAAAGCCACAGAAACAGGGAATTATTTTGCATCCCTTTCTCATATGGATCAGGATGGTATTGTGCTGAACAGCAGCTTTAAAAGAACAACCGCCCGTTTGAATGCGGAAGAGTCTTTCTTTGATAACAAAAGACTAAAGGTTAAGTTAAACCTTACCGCAAGTGATATCAGAGAAACAGGAATTCCCAATGGTGGAAATGCCGGGTCTGACGGACAGCTTATTATCCATGCTTTAATGGCAAATCCTACACGTTCTGTGTATGATCAAAACGGAAATTATACCAATTTCAACATGAACGCCCATTACAATCCACTTTATTTATTGAGCGTTTACGAAGATAAGACGAATACTTTCAGGGTGTTGGGGAACACAGAAGCAACACTGAGAATCTTACCGGGATTGAATTATAAATTTAATTTAGGGGTTGACAGAAGCTTATCCGAAAGAAATACCACAATGTTCCCGAACATTACGGACAGAAGCCCAAAAGGAATTTATTCTCAGGCCAATCTTGATTCTTATAATATTCTTCTGGAACATTATTTAACGTATGATCTTAGTTTAAACAGACATAATTTCAGCGTATTAGGAGGTTTTTCTTATCAGAAGTTTAAAGCTACTGCTACTTATCTTGGGGTAAGAAACTTTGTGAATCAGGGAGCGGGAATTGCACCAGAAATTAACCCGGGATATTCCGGGGATGTGTTTATTCCACAACCGGGAACTTCTCAGGAAAATGAACTGCAGTCTTACTTTGGAAGAGTAAATTATAATTTTGATAAAAAATATTTCTTAACAGCTTCTTTAAGAGCAGATGGTTCCACACGTTTTGGAGATAACAATAAATATGGATATTTCCCGTCAGTTGCTGCAGGATGGACTATTTCAAATGAAAATTTCCTTAAAGATGTTTCTTTTATCAATGAATTGAAACTAAGAGGCAGCTGGGGAGAAACCGGAAATCAGGAAGTTCTCAATAAAATTACAAAAGCAAGTTACCTGTTATCACAGAGTGCAGGGTATTATTTATATGATAATTTAAACCTGATCAATGGAGTTCAGGTGGTAAGAACACCCAATCCCAATCTGAAATGGGAAGTCGTAGCACAAACCAATATCGGACTGGATTTCAGCTTATTCAGAAACAAATTATATGGTTCATTGGAGTACTACAACAAAACAACTAAAAACCCGATATTATTTATTCCTTCCACCCCATTAAGTCCTACAGATTTCGTTTGGCTGAATGCGGATGGAAAAATTGTAAATAAAGGTTTTGAATTCTCTCTGGGCTCAGAAATTATTAAAAATGAAAACTTTACATGGAATCTTGACATTAATGGAGCTACGGTAAATAATGTGGTGAAAGATCTTCCGGTTTCAGGAATTAATTCTGGTGAAGTTTCAGGTCCCGGACTTTCAGGAGTTACCGCAAATATCTACAGAAACGGGTATGAAGCAGGATCTTTCTATATGTATAATTATTTAGGAATTGATGCCAACGGGAAATACATTTATGAAGATCTGAACGGAGACGGAAAGATTGATCCGAATGACAGGAAGATTTTTGAAGGAGCCATTCCTAATTTTACTTTCGGAATCAATTCTTACATGAAGTACAAGAAGTTTGATTTTGCATTTTCTTTCATTGGACAAACAGGAGGTTATCTTGTGAATAATACGGCTTTGGATTTGAATATCAATAATTTAGCTTCAGACAGAAACGTGCTGAAGAAATATTATGATTCAGGAGCAAGCTTTACCAATCAGCCGCAATTATCTTCTTTATATCTTGAAAAATCAGACTTTATCCGCTTAAGCAACGTAAGATTGGGGTATACTTTTGACATGAATCAATTGAAATTTTTGAAGAGTATCAATTTGTATGTAAGCGCACAGAATCTGTTCACCATTACCAGCTATTCAGGTTATGATCCACTTGTTGACACCAACAAGCAGGTGCAGGGAAATCAGTCTTTAGGAATTGATTATACAACATATCCGTCTGCAAAAACCTTCATTCTGGGAGCTACTATTAAGTTTTAA
- a CDS encoding response regulator: MFKKVLIVEDQEIMNQGILNTIKELNIPNFDYVMYCDEALSRIRTALEKKSPYDLLIADLSFEKDHIPQQLRSGQELISEVKKVQPGLKIVVFSVEKKAKIIDDLYKIYQVDGFVSKARRDGQDLKNTIRKIFNGETVIPQEVLNTMRHISSEFDVYDMKLLELLAKGHKQSEISTYLKDHRMTPYGIRSIEKRLNELRDSLGAKNNIEMIVICKDIGLI; encoded by the coding sequence ATGTTCAAAAAAGTTTTAATCGTTGAAGACCAGGAAATAATGAACCAGGGAATCCTGAATACGATAAAAGAATTAAATATCCCTAATTTTGATTATGTAATGTATTGTGATGAAGCTTTAAGCAGGATCAGAACAGCTTTGGAAAAGAAAAGTCCTTACGATCTTCTTATTGCTGATCTGTCGTTTGAAAAAGATCATATTCCTCAGCAACTTCGTTCCGGGCAGGAACTTATTTCTGAGGTAAAAAAGGTTCAGCCTGGATTAAAAATAGTTGTGTTTTCTGTAGAAAAGAAAGCCAAAATAATTGATGATCTGTACAAGATATATCAGGTTGACGGATTTGTAAGCAAGGCAAGGCGTGACGGGCAGGACCTGAAAAACACAATACGGAAAATCTTTAATGGAGAGACTGTAATTCCACAGGAAGTTCTGAATACAATGCGCCATATTTCTTCTGAGTTTGATGTGTATGATATGAAACTACTTGAACTGCTTGCCAAAGGACACAAACAGAGTGAAATAAGTACCTATCTGAAAGACCACCGAATGACACCATATGGGATCAGATCTATTGAAAAGAGATTGAATGAACTTCGGGACAGCCTTGGCGCAAAAAATAATATTGAAATGATCGTAATCTGTAAAGATATTGGCCTCATCTGA
- a CDS encoding SH3 domain-containing protein, which yields MKKLIPFIIFTFSLLLLNSCIKANDNAGHGGRCTGSSYCTACSNCSRCGHCSGGGTCGVCGGGSSGRSSSSGSSSKKSKSGKYKPSDSYKSSKTKSSKPPKVFIDEVNFNINSNNRYIAGIQATNIYEKPSLKSKIIATVSKRAKLIELSRDGSWYKVQVKSSRTTGYVHYKDIK from the coding sequence ATGAAAAAACTAATACCCTTCATTATATTTACCTTCAGCTTACTTCTTTTAAATTCTTGCATAAAAGCCAATGACAATGCAGGACACGGCGGAAGATGTACAGGTTCTTCCTATTGCACAGCCTGCTCTAACTGCTCAAGATGCGGGCACTGTAGTGGCGGTGGAACCTGTGGCGTTTGTGGAGGTGGATCTTCCGGAAGAAGCTCATCATCGGGTAGTTCCAGTAAAAAAAGTAAGTCTGGAAAATACAAACCTTCTGATTCTTATAAATCCTCCAAAACAAAATCAAGTAAACCACCAAAAGTATTTATTGATGAAGTTAATTTCAATATTAATTCCAACAACAGATACATTGCAGGAATACAAGCAACAAATATTTACGAGAAACCATCCTTAAAATCTAAAATAATAGCAACAGTCTCTAAAAGGGCCAAATTGATTGAACTTTCAAGAGATGGTTCATGGTACAAGGTACAGGTAAAATCAAGTAGAACAACAGGATATGTTCATTATAAAGATATAAAATAA
- a CDS encoding YegP family protein translates to MGKFVITQRINNEYQFNLKAGNGEIILTSEGYVQKASCQKGIESVKVNSQDLSRYDRRVAKNGKDYFVLKARNGEIIGNSQMYSTKSGMENGIASVKSNAPTAEIVDETLKK, encoded by the coding sequence ATGGGAAAATTCGTAATCACACAAAGAATCAACAACGAGTATCAGTTTAATCTGAAGGCCGGAAATGGCGAAATTATTTTAACCAGCGAAGGATATGTTCAGAAAGCATCCTGTCAGAAGGGAATTGAATCTGTAAAAGTTAATTCACAGGATCTGTCAAGATACGACAGAAGAGTGGCTAAAAACGGAAAAGATTATTTCGTGTTAAAAGCAAGAAACGGTGAAATTATTGGAAATAGTCAGATGTACAGCACAAAATCCGGAATGGAAAATGGCATTGCTTCCGTAAAATCAAATGCTCCAACGGCAGAAATCGTTGACGAAACTTTAAAAAAATAA
- a CDS encoding metallophosphoesterase family protein, with protein sequence MNKRIFSCLIFISTFLSAQQPVQIAFLSDVHFQDLYGSFSDHDFKGIMNPKTEKPTIMRTMDSQLHSTRIFNENYFAFLKALDDIAAKGIKIVAMPGDFSDDGQAYNLRGLHRILEQYHQKYGINFYLTTGNHDPVGPLQNDGGKDDFLGQNGKQIGIYSKENIGKSSDKVITKDIAESGYLEILNELRDFGFYPKKEDLFWSTPFDHNSFENYTYKKGLQSADYSKRMYEVAEGFSVPDLSYVVEPVKDVWVVAIDGNTYIPKNINENPNNASNYKGASIGYNNVLTNKQHLIQWVRKLADEAKKNKKTLIAFTHYPMIDFNDGATNEIKNLLGEKKWQLERVPQEEVAKVFAEAGLQIHFAGHMHSNDTGIRQFGENVLVNVQVPSLAAYLPAYKILTIQSPDRMEVQTEVVNDVPRFDELFPLYEKEYDALEHDTTKILWNKEILKTKSYHDFMLFHLKELVRLRMIPDDWPKEFIQKGSRLNGEDLLLLIQNKDQLKEKRIRSETFKKWSFDDLLLDLYKFQAADELAKRDIPKERLEQYQILVKLYQENDPKENLFIKQVQSVFKILSLLSHGDSADHFEIDLKRKEIIKL encoded by the coding sequence ATGAATAAAAGAATATTCTCCTGTTTAATTTTTATATCTACGTTTCTATCGGCGCAGCAGCCTGTACAGATCGCATTTCTTTCTGATGTACATTTTCAGGATCTGTACGGCAGTTTTTCGGATCATGATTTCAAGGGAATTATGAACCCTAAAACGGAGAAACCCACGATTATGAGAACGATGGATTCTCAATTGCATTCCACAAGAATTTTTAATGAGAACTATTTTGCTTTTCTCAAGGCTTTGGATGATATTGCAGCGAAAGGAATTAAAATCGTAGCCATGCCTGGTGATTTTTCTGATGATGGGCAGGCTTATAACCTTCGTGGGCTTCATAGAATTTTAGAACAGTATCATCAGAAATATGGGATTAATTTTTATCTGACAACAGGAAATCACGATCCCGTTGGACCGCTTCAAAACGATGGAGGGAAAGATGATTTCCTTGGACAAAATGGGAAACAGATTGGAATTTACAGCAAAGAAAATATCGGAAAATCATCGGATAAAGTGATCACTAAAGATATCGCAGAATCCGGATATCTTGAAATATTGAATGAATTAAGAGATTTTGGCTTCTATCCTAAAAAAGAAGATTTATTCTGGAGTACCCCTTTTGATCATAATTCTTTTGAAAATTATACTTACAAAAAAGGGTTGCAGTCTGCAGATTATTCCAAAAGAATGTATGAAGTGGCCGAAGGTTTTTCTGTTCCGGATTTGAGTTATGTTGTTGAACCTGTGAAAGATGTGTGGGTGGTTGCTATAGATGGAAATACCTATATTCCGAAAAATATCAATGAGAATCCTAACAATGCTTCCAATTATAAAGGAGCAAGTATTGGTTATAATAATGTGCTGACCAACAAACAGCATTTAATACAGTGGGTAAGGAAACTTGCTGATGAAGCAAAGAAAAACAAGAAAACCTTAATTGCATTTACCCATTATCCGATGATTGATTTTAATGATGGGGCAACTAACGAAATTAAAAACCTGTTGGGAGAAAAAAAGTGGCAGCTGGAGCGTGTTCCGCAGGAAGAAGTCGCAAAAGTATTTGCTGAAGCAGGATTACAGATTCATTTTGCAGGGCATATGCATAGTAATGATACAGGAATCAGACAATTTGGTGAGAATGTTTTGGTCAATGTTCAGGTTCCCTCACTGGCCGCCTATTTACCTGCTTATAAAATTCTGACTATACAATCTCCTGATAGGATGGAGGTACAAACCGAAGTCGTAAATGATGTTCCGAGGTTTGATGAATTGTTTCCTCTGTACGAAAAAGAATATGATGCTTTAGAACATGATACAACCAAAATACTTTGGAATAAAGAGATTTTAAAAACAAAATCGTATCATGATTTTATGCTTTTTCATTTAAAAGAGTTGGTTCGGCTAAGAATGATTCCTGATGACTGGCCAAAAGAGTTTATTCAAAAAGGAAGCAGGCTGAATGGTGAAGATCTGTTGTTACTCATCCAAAATAAGGATCAACTGAAAGAGAAGAGAATAAGATCTGAAACCTTTAAAAAGTGGTCTTTTGATGATTTGCTGCTGGATCTGTATAAATTTCAAGCTGCAGATGAGCTTGCGAAAAGGGATATTCCCAAAGAAAGGCTGGAGCAGTATCAAATATTAGTGAAACTATATCAGGAAAATGATCCGAAAGAAAACTTATTTATTAAGCAAGTACAATCAGTTTTTAAAATCCTTTCATTACTCTCTCACGGAGATTCAGCAGATCATTTTGAAATAGATTTGAAAAGAAAAGAAATAATAAAGCTGTAA
- a CDS encoding type I restriction endonuclease: MDLKIKLEQLHQKVVGLKDQIGTEEATKNAFVMPFIQILGYDIFNPTEVVPEHVCDIGTKKGEKVDYVIKNNDEPIFIIECKHWKESADAHNSQLHRYYHVSKTRFGVLTNGIVYNFYTDLEKPNIMDEKPFFTINIEDLKDSSIKILESFTKKDYNLESILDSAEALKYIKAIRKEFEKEIENPSDELVKLLVNRFFEKPLTANRMVSFKEYAKKALTTSINESISFRLKSALSINEQIEKREDDVKTSQSIDQNNDSKIVTTEEELEGFQIVKAILREKIPSSRIAYRDTLSYFGVLLDDNNRKPLCRLHFNTTNKYLETFHNGKEAGEKMLLNTLDEIYNYRNQLHQTLENYN; encoded by the coding sequence ATGGATCTTAAAATTAAACTTGAGCAACTGCATCAGAAAGTAGTAGGCCTTAAAGACCAGATCGGAACAGAAGAAGCTACAAAAAATGCTTTTGTAATGCCTTTCATACAAATTCTGGGTTATGATATTTTCAATCCTACGGAAGTAGTTCCTGAACACGTCTGTGATATTGGGACAAAAAAAGGAGAAAAAGTGGATTATGTAATCAAAAATAATGATGAACCCATCTTCATCATTGAATGTAAGCACTGGAAAGAAAGCGCTGATGCACATAATTCGCAGCTTCACAGGTATTATCATGTTTCTAAAACAAGATTTGGAGTTTTAACCAATGGAATTGTGTACAACTTTTATACGGATTTGGAAAAGCCTAATATTATGGATGAAAAGCCGTTTTTTACCATCAATATTGAGGATCTGAAAGACAGTTCTATTAAAATTCTGGAAAGCTTTACCAAGAAAGATTATAATCTAGAAAGTATTCTTGATTCTGCAGAAGCATTAAAATATATCAAAGCCATTAGAAAAGAATTTGAAAAAGAGATCGAAAATCCATCTGATGAATTGGTAAAACTATTAGTGAACCGTTTCTTTGAAAAGCCTTTAACAGCCAATAGAATGGTTTCTTTCAAGGAATATGCTAAAAAGGCATTGACCACTTCTATTAATGAGTCGATCAGCTTCCGGTTAAAATCTGCATTAAGCATCAATGAACAAATAGAAAAAAGAGAAGACGATGTGAAAACATCACAGTCTATCGATCAAAATAACGATTCTAAAATTGTAACTACAGAAGAAGAGCTCGAAGGTTTTCAAATTGTAAAAGCTATTCTAAGGGAGAAAATTCCATCTTCAAGAATTGCTTACAGAGATACTCTTTCCTATTTCGGGGTGTTGTTGGATGATAACAACAGAAAGCCACTTTGCAGATTACATTTTAATACAACGAATAAATATCTGGAGACTTTTCACAACGGAAAAGAAGCAGGAGAAAAGATGTTATTAAATACACTGGATGAGATCTACAATTATAGAAATCAGCTTCATCAGACCCTGGAAAATTACAATTAA